AGAAAGTGCCTCAAAACCTTATTTTATATAGCGTCTCGCCGTTTTCAGAGCGCTCTGCGGTGACGGTTATGCCCAGGCGCAGGATTATGCGGCGGCGCTCTTCGAAGGTGTTTGCCTCGAAAACTTCTGTCGGCGAAACGTCGCTTTCCTTGGCGGCCGGCTCTGGTGCAGATAATATTGCCTGGGCCGCGTTGATGTCGCTGTTGAGCTTTTGCAGTTCTTTTTCGGCCACTTCCAGGTCGATTGTTCCGTCCGTTACCCACTTTAGAATAGCCGCCTGCCTGGCTTTCAGTTTTTTTAGCCTTGCCTCGGCCCGGGCCTTTTCTTTGCCGGCGTCACTGGTTTTATTTCTGTCACGGCGAATTCCGCCACTCTTTTTAAACATGTTCACTATTTCCTGCCAGACGGCTTCATCGAGTTCCTGGGACGGCACACAACGGCGGTTGTCGCACTCGTACGCATTGACGTATGCACTGCACACGTAGTAAGCGTAGTCTTTATTGTTGCGCTTGGGGAAGCGTGTACCGCGCATGGCATAGCCGCACTTTGGACACTTGATAATGCCTGACAGTAGATACTCAAATTTGGTGTTTCGCTTTGCAGTGACTTTGTTCTGTCGACGGACTTCGGCTGCCTTCTGAAACGTCTCTT
This region of Thermosinus carboxydivorans Nor1 genomic DNA includes:
- a CDS encoding zinc ribbon domain-containing protein, coding for ETFQKAAEVRRQNKVTAKRNTKFEYLLSGIIKCPKCGYAMRGTRFPKRNNKDYAYYVCSAYVNAYECDNRRCVPSQELDEAVWQEIVNMFKKSGGIRRDRNKTSDAGKEKARAEARLKKLKARQAAILKWVTDGTIDLEVAEKELQKLNSDINAAQAILSAPEPAAKESDVSPTEVFEANTFEERRRIILRLGITVTAERSENGETLYKIRF